Proteins from a single region of Macrotis lagotis isolate mMagLag1 chromosome 2, bilby.v1.9.chrom.fasta, whole genome shotgun sequence:
- the PA2G4 gene encoding proliferation-associated protein 2G4, whose protein sequence is MSGEDEQQEQTIAEDLVVTKYKMGGDIANRVLRVVVEASTSGASVLGLCEKGDAMIMEETGKIFKKEKEMKKGIAFPTSISVNNCVCHFSPLKSDQDYILKEGDLVKIDLGVHVDGFIANVAHSFVVNASKGTPVTGRKADVIKAAHLCAEAALRLVKPGNQNTQVTDAWNKVAHSFNCTPIEGMLSHQLKQHVIDGEKTIIQNPTDQQKKDHEKAEFEVHEVYAVDVLVSSGEGKAKDAGQRTTIYKRDPSKQYGLKMKTSRAFFSEVERRFDAMPFTLRAFEDEKKARMGVVECAKHELLQPFNVLYEKEGEFVAQFKFTVLLMPNGPMRITSGPFEPELYKSELEVQDAELKALLQSSASRKTQKKKKKKASKTAENATTGETAEENEAGD, encoded by the exons ATGTCGGGGGAGGACGAGCAGCAGGAGCAGACGATCGCCGAGGACCTGGTGGTGACCAAGTACAAGATGGGGGGCGACATCGCCAACC GAGTCCTGAGGGTGGTGGTAGAAGCATCAACCTCAGGTGCATCCGTGCTGGGTCTCTGTGAAAAGGGTGATGCCATGATCATGGAAGAGACAGGCAAGATCttcaagaaggaaaaggagatgaagaaag GTATTGCCTTCCCTACAAGCATCTCGGTAAATAACTGTGTCTGTCACTTCTCCCCCTTGAAGAGCGACCAGGACTACATCCTGAAGGAGGGTGACTTAGTAAAAAT TGACCTAGGAGTCCATGTGGATGGTTTCATTGCAAATGTGGCCCACAGTTTCGTGGTTAATGCATCTAAG GGCACTCCAGTGACAGGGAGAAAAGCAGATGTGATTAAGGCAGCTCACCTGTGTGCTGAGGCAGCCCTGCGCCTGGTCAAGCCTGGAAACCAG AACACACAAGTTACAGATGCCTGGAACAAAGTTGCCCATTCATTTAACTGCACACCAATAGAAG GCATGTTGTCCCACCAATTGAAGCAACATGTCATTGATGGAGAGAAAACCATCATTCAAAACCCCACAGACCAGCAAAA GAAGGACCATGAAAAGGCCGAGTTTGAAGTCCATGAAGTCTATGCTGTGGATGTTCTTGTGAGCTCAGGAGAGGGCAAG GCCAAGGATGCAGGACAGAGAACTACCATCTACAAGCGAGATCCTTCAAAACAGTATGGtttgaaaatgaaaacttccCGTGCCTTTTTCAGCGAGGTGGAGAGGCGATTCGATGCCATGCCATTCACTCTCAG GGCATTTGAGGATGAAAAGAAAGCCCGGATGGGTGTGGTGGAATGTGCTAAACATGAGCTACTACAGCCATTCAATGTTCTATATGAGAAGGAAG GGGAGTTTGTTGCCCAGTTCAAATTCACAGTACTGCTCATGCCCAATGGTCCCATGCGGATAACCAGTGGTCCCTTCGAACCCGAGCTGTACAAGTCTGAGCTAGAGGTCCAGGATGCAGAGCTAAAG GCACTCCTGCAGAGTTCGGCTAGTCGGAagacccagaaaaagaaaaaaaagaag GCCTCCAAGACTGCAGAGAATGCCACCACTGGGGAAACAGCAGAAGAGAATGAAGCAGGGGACTGA
- the ERBB3 gene encoding receptor tyrosine-protein kinase erbB-3 → MARLVPLQLLGWLLHLAGGSEVGSSQAVCLGTFNGLSVSGDAENQYQTLYKLYNQCEVVMGNLEIVLTVHDPDLSFLQWIREVTGYVLIAMNEFSTLPLPNLRVVRGTQVYDGKFAIFVMLNYNTNFTQALRQLRLNQLTEILAGGVYIERNEKLCHMDTIDWRDIVRDPQAEIVVANNGKNCPPCHESCGGKCWGPGPEDCQTLTKTICAPQCNGHCFGSNPNQCCHDECAGGCGGPRETDCFACRHFNDSGACVSLCPLPLVYNKLTFQLEPNPHIKYQYGGVCVANCPHNFVIDHTSCVRACPGDKMEVEKNGLKMCEPCGGLCPKACEGTGAGSRFQTVDSSNIDGFVNCTKILGNLDFLITGLQGDPWHNIPALDTEKLNVFQTVREITGYLNIQSWPPHMHNFSVFSNLTTIGGRSLYNRGFSLLIMKNLNVTSLGFRSLKEVSAGRIYISANRQLCYHHSLNWTRLLRGPKEGRLDIKHNRSKKDCVAEGRVCDPLCSSGGCWGPGPDQCLSCRNYSRGGICVTQCNFLNGEPREFAHEEECFSCHPECQPVEGNVTCYGSGSDACVQCAHFRDGPHCVNSCPYGLRGAKGPIYKYPDAHRECLPCHENCTQGCKGPEFQDCLGQPQAISSKTHVAVGLAAVGGLIMIILALVLTLLYFRGRKIQKKRAMRRYLERGESLEPLDPGEKANKVLARIFKETELRKLKVLGSGVFGTVHKGIWIPEGESIKIPVCIKVIEDRSGRQSFQAVTDHMLAIGSLDHTHIVRLLGLCPGSSLQLVTQFLPLGSLLDHVRQHRGALGPQLLLNWGVQIAKGMYYLEEHGMVHRNLAARNVLLKSPSQVQVADFGVADLLPPDDKQLLHSEAKTPIKWMALESIHFGKYTHQSDVWSYGVTIWELMTFGDIPYKGLRLAEVPDLLEKGERLAQPQICTIDVYMVMVKCWMIDENIRPTFKELANEFTRMARDPPRYLVIKRDSGSGLPPGAEPPALTDKELEEAEMLEPELELELEEEELANTLGSALSLPIGTLSRPRESQNFLSPPSGYMPMNQSNLGGTRQGSLIRGSGEQCPCPVSLLQSPRGRLASESSEGRGTSSEAELQEADSVCGSRSPRPRGDSAYHSQRHSLLTPLTPLSPPGLEEEDINGYVMPDTHTKGIPSSREGTLSSSVGLSSILGTEEEEDEDEEYEYMNRRRKQSLPKPPRPGSLEELGYEYMDVGSDLSASLGSTHSCPLHPVPIMPAPGTTPDEDYEYMNRRNGGATAGGDYAAMRGCPAAEQGYEEMGSFQGPGHHAPCIHNAHLKPLRSLEATHSAFDNPDYWHSRLFSNTNAQGT, encoded by the exons ATGGCGCGGCTCGTGCCGCTGCAGCTCCTGGGCTGGCTCCTCCACCTGGCCGGGGGCTCCGAGGTGGGCAGCTCGCAGGCAG TGTGCCTAGGGACCTTCAATGGACTGAGTGTGAGCGGTGATGCTGAAAACCAGTACCAGACACTGTACAAACTATATAATCAATGTGAGGTTGTGATGGGAAATTTGGAAATTGTGCTTACAGTGCACGACCCTGATCTCTCCTTCCtacag TGGATCCGGGAGGTAACAGGATATGTCCTGATCGCCATGAATGAATTCTCTACTCTGCCACTCCCTAACCTTCGTGTGGTAAGGGGGACCCAGGTCTATGATGGGAAGTTTGCTATCTTTGTCATGCTCAACTATAACACCAACTTCACCCAGGCTCTACGCCAGCTCCGCCTCAATCAGCTCACAG AGATCCTGGCTGGGGGTGTTTACattgaaaggaatgaaaaactttGTCACATGGACACAATTGACTGGCGAGACATCGTGAGAGACCCACAGGCTGAGATTGTGGTTGCAAACAATGGCAAAAATT GTCCCCCTTGTCATGAGTCCTGTGGGGGGAAATGCTGGGGTCCTGGACCAGAAGACTGTCAAACAC TGACAAAGACAATCTGTGCTCCACAATGCAATGGCCACTGCTTTGGGTCCAATCCTAACCAGTGCTGCCACGATGAGTGTGCAGGTGGATGTGGAGGTCCCCGCGAGACAGACTGCTTT GCATGTCGGCACTTCAATGACAGTGGAGCCTGTGTATCTCTATGCCCACTGCCCCTTGTCTACAATAAGCTCACCTTCCAACTGGAGCCCAATCCGCACATTAAATACCAGTATGGAGGAGTCTGTGTGGCCAATTGTCCCC ATAACTTTGTGATAGATCATACTTCCTGTGTCAGGGCCTGTCCTGGGGACAAGATGGAGGTAGAAAAGAATGGGCTGAAGATGTGTGAGCCCTGTGGAGGGCTGTGTCCAAAAG CCTGTGAGGGGACAGGTGCAGGTAGCCGATTTCAGACAGTGGATTCTAGCAACATTGATGGATTTGTGAACTGTACCAAGATCTTGGGAAACCTGGACTTCCTTATCACTGGCCTCCAAGG AGACCCCTGGCACAACATACCTGCCCTTGATACTGAGAAACTCAATGTCTTCCAAACAGTTCGGGAGATTACAG GTTACCTGAACATCCAGTCGTGGCCTCCTCACATGCATAACTTTAGTGTCTTCTCTAACTTGACAACCATAGGTGGCAGAAGTCTCTACAA TCGAGGTTTCTCACTGCTGATCATGAAAAACTTGAATGTGACATCCTTGGGTTTCCGGTCCCTGAAAGAAGTCAGTGCTGGGCGTATTTATATCAGTGCCAACCGGCAGCTCTGCTACCACCACTCTCTGAACTGGACCAGGCTGCTTCGGGGCCCAAAGGAAGGGAGGCTGGATATCAAACACAATCGCTCCAAAAAGGATTGTG TGGCAGAGGGTCGAGTATGTGACCCCCTGTGCTCATCTGGTGGCTGCTGGGGTCCTGGTCCTGATCAGTGCTTATCCTGCCGAAACTACAGTCGAGGGGGTATCTGTGTGACCCAGTGCAACTTCCTAAATGG AGAACCTCGAGAGTTTGCTCATGAGGAAGAGTGCTTCTCCTGCCATCCTGAGTGCCAGCCTGTAGAAGGCAATGTCACCTGCTATGGCTCG GGCTCAGATGCTTGTGTTCAGTGTGCCCACTTCCGGGATGGACCACACTGTGTGAACAGCTGCCCCTACGGCCTCCGGGGAGCCAAGGGACCCATCTACAAGTACCCAGATGCTCACCGAGAGTGTCTACCTTGCCATGAGAACTGCACTCAGGG GTGTAAGGGACCAGAGTTCCAAGACTGTTTGGGACAACCACAGGCCATAAGCAG TAAAACTCATGTGGCTGTGGGTCTTGCTGCAGTAGGAGGGTTGATCATGATCATCTTGGCCTTGGTACTTACCTTGCTCTACTTCCGAGGGCGAAAGATCCAGAAAAAGAGAGCAATGAGGCGCTACCTGGAGCGGGGTGAG AGTCTGGAGCCTCTAGACCCTGGTGAAAAGGCCAACAAGGTCTTGGCCCGAATTTTCAAGGAGACAGAGCTGAGGAAACTCAAAGTGCTTGGCTCAGGTGTCTTTGGAACTGTGCACAAG GGCATATGGATCCCAGAGGGTGAGTCCATCAAGATCCCAGTCTGCATTAAGGTCATTGAAGACCGGAGTGGACGGCAGAGTTTCCAGGCTGTGACTGAT CACATGTTAGCCATTGGCAGCTTAGATCACACCCACATCGTTCGGTTGTTGGGGCTATGCCCAGGGTCATCCCTGCAGCTGGTCACTCAATTTCTGCCATTGGGATCACTGCTAGACCATGTACGACAACATCGAGGAGCTCTGGGACCACAATTATTGCTCAACTGGGGTGTACAGATTGCCAAG GGTATGTATTACCTGGAAGAACATGGCATGGTGCACAGAAATCTGGCTGCCCGAAATGTGCTGCTCAAGTCCCCAAGTCAGGTGCAGGTAGCAGACTTTGGGGTGGCTGACCTGCTACCACCTGATGATAAACAACTGCTACACAGCGAGGCTAAG ACCCCAATCAAGTGGATGGCCCTGGAGAGTATTCATTTTGGAAAATACACACACCAGAGTGACGTCTGGAGTTACG GTGTGACAATATGGGAACTGATGACATTTGGGGACATACCCTATAAAGGGCTTCGCTTGGCAGAAGTACCTGACCTGCTGGAGAAGGGAGAACGTCTAGCTCAGCCTCAGATTTGTACTATTGATGTCTACATGGTTATGGTTAAGT GCTGGATGATTGATGAGAACATACGACCTACATTTAAAGAATTGGCTAATGAATTCACTCGTATGGCCCGGGATCCACCACGATATTTAGTTATCAAG AGGGACAGTGGTTCTGGGCTGCCTCCTGGTGCAGAGCCACCTGCTCTAACTGACAAGGAACTGGAGGAGGCGGAGATGTTGGAGCCGGAACTGGAGCTGGAACTGGAGGAGGAAGAGCTGGCAAACACACTAGGCTCTGCCCTCAGCCTGCCCATTGGTACACTGTCTCGACCACGTGAG AGTCAGAACTTTTTGAGTCCTCCTTCTGGATACATGCCAATGAACCAGAGCAACCTTGGAGGGACTAGACAA gGGTCTCTCATTCGTGGGAGTGGTGAACAGTGCCCCTGCCCAGTGTCTCTACTCCAGAGTCCACGAGGACGACTTGCATCAGAATCATCAGAAGGCCGAGGGACAAGCTCTGAGGCTGAGCTGCAAGAAGCAGACTCTGTGTGTGGAAGTCGGAGCCCTCGGCCTCGAGGGGATAGTGCCTACCATTCCCAGCGCCACAGCCTGCTCACCCCACTCACACCTCTCTCCCCACCAGGACTAGAGGAAGAAGATATCAATGGCTATGTTATGCCTGACACACACACCAAAG GTATTCCCTCTTCCCGGGAGGGCACGCTGTCATCATCTGTGGGCCTCAGTTCCATTCTGGGCActgaagaggaagaggatgaggatgaggagtATGAATACATGAATCGGAGAAGAAAGCAGAGTTTGCCGAAACCTCCACGGCCCGGATCTCTGGAAGAACTGGGCTATGAGTACATGGATGTGGGATCGGACCTCAGTGCCTCCCTAGGCAGCACCCACAGCTGCCCACTCCACCCTGTACCCATCATGCCAGCTCCAGGAACCACTCCTGACGAGGATTATGAATATATGAATCGTCGAAATGGCGGAGCAACTGCTGGGGGTGATTATGCAGCTATGAGGGGTTGCCCAGCAGCTGAACAAGGCTATGAGGAAATGGGATCCTTTCAGGGCCCTGGGCACCATGCTCCCTGCATCCACAATGCCCACCTCAAGCCCCTTCGAAGTCTAGAAGCCACTCACTCTGCCTTTGACAACCCTGACTACTGGCACAGCAGGCTTTTCTCCAACACCAATGCTCAGGGGACATAA